One segment of Thermococcus sp. AM4 DNA contains the following:
- a CDS encoding ABC transporter ATP-binding protein: MLRADNLSYSYGDFGIEGVSLEVETGEFVALIGPNGAGKSTLLRLIYGLLKPEKGRVFADGRDVLRLSSKERAKLLGYVPQNHVPTFPFMVLDFVLLGATPELGTFGSPGKEHRERAERLLKHFGLDAYREKPYTALSGGQKRLLLLARAMMTSPKYLLLDEPTSELDLKNALLVLGTVKRLARNGVGVLAVLHDPNLAYLFADRVVLMRNGRIVAEGKPSEVLSEELLSGLYGVKLKVMECNGERVLRVLPEVLP; this comes from the coding sequence ATGCTGAGGGCTGATAACCTCTCGTACTCCTACGGGGACTTCGGAATCGAGGGGGTTAGCCTGGAGGTTGAGACGGGTGAGTTCGTCGCCCTAATCGGGCCGAACGGCGCGGGGAAGAGCACCCTCCTGAGGCTAATATACGGCCTGTTGAAGCCCGAAAAGGGGCGCGTCTTCGCCGACGGAAGGGACGTTCTGAGACTCTCCTCTAAGGAGAGGGCAAAACTGCTCGGCTACGTTCCCCAGAACCACGTTCCGACCTTCCCCTTCATGGTTCTCGACTTCGTCCTCCTCGGGGCAACCCCTGAACTCGGGACCTTCGGCTCGCCAGGGAAGGAGCACAGGGAAAGGGCTGAAAGGTTGCTCAAGCACTTCGGCCTCGATGCTTATCGGGAAAAGCCCTACACCGCCCTGAGCGGGGGGCAGAAAAGGCTTCTCCTCCTCGCGAGGGCGATGATGACGTCGCCCAAATATCTCCTCCTCGACGAGCCGACGAGCGAGCTCGACCTCAAGAACGCCCTCCTCGTCCTCGGAACCGTTAAGAGGCTCGCGAGAAATGGTGTGGGTGTTCTGGCGGTTCTCCACGACCCCAACTTAGCCTACCTTTTCGCCGACAGGGTCGTCCTCATGAGGAACGGGAGGATAGTGGCTGAAGGAAAGCCCTCGGAGGTCCTGTCTGAGGAACTTTTGAGCGGGCTTTATGGGGTTAAGCTTAAGGTGATGGAGTGCAACGGGGAAAGGGTTTTGAGGGTTCTCCCGGAGGTGCTCCCATGA
- a CDS encoding UbiD family decarboxylase has product MRDMRDYLEWLEARGELIRVSEELSPELEIPAFLRRAMYQKAGAVLFERVKGHPEWKVAGNLFTSVETVREALGVERLEEIGERPLKLMESLPLGLSDKLASISRLRELSNYLPKLVRKAEFTRNVVEDEPLNFVPAFKTWPKDGSRYLTYPLVCFSDPRGINSISVYRVMLLDGERGVIHWQVHKRGSQAWMDYLERNDGRMSVAIAIGSDIGTLLTAVSPVPYPMDKLLFAGFVRGSGLELYRLPNGVLVPANAEAVIEGYVQVDELSEEGPFGDHFGFYDKPSERNELYPVFHAERVYYRDNPIYYGSVVGKPPLEDAVIGKAIERIFLPLMRVVLPEVVDVNFPEYGVFQGVAIVSIKKRYPGQGKKVLNALWGMGQMALTKVIVVVSDDINPHDINQVIWAIASFVNPERDVLIIPHAHTDALDPAVPRPPLGSKLGIDATRKLPEEMDGRVVEEVKEDPEVLERLEDLFMEYLGGSDGL; this is encoded by the coding sequence ATGAGGGACATGCGCGACTATCTGGAATGGCTTGAAGCGAGAGGCGAGCTGATTAGAGTTAGTGAGGAGCTTTCGCCCGAGCTTGAAATTCCCGCGTTTCTGAGGAGGGCGATGTATCAAAAGGCAGGCGCGGTTCTCTTTGAGCGCGTTAAAGGCCACCCGGAGTGGAAGGTAGCGGGAAACCTCTTCACGAGCGTTGAGACCGTTAGGGAAGCCCTCGGCGTTGAAAGGCTTGAGGAAATCGGCGAGAGACCGCTAAAGCTAATGGAAAGCCTGCCCCTTGGATTGTCCGACAAGCTGGCCTCCATCTCAAGGCTCAGGGAGCTAAGCAACTACCTGCCGAAGCTCGTGAGAAAAGCGGAGTTCACGAGGAACGTGGTGGAAGACGAGCCCCTGAACTTCGTTCCGGCCTTTAAAACGTGGCCGAAGGACGGTTCACGCTACCTCACCTACCCGCTCGTCTGCTTCTCGGACCCGAGAGGAATTAACTCCATCAGCGTCTACCGCGTCATGCTCCTCGACGGTGAAAGGGGTGTAATCCACTGGCAGGTTCACAAGCGCGGAAGTCAGGCCTGGATGGACTACCTCGAGAGGAACGACGGCAGAATGTCGGTCGCGATAGCGATTGGCTCCGATATAGGCACTCTCCTGACGGCAGTTTCTCCCGTTCCCTATCCTATGGACAAGCTCCTTTTCGCGGGCTTCGTTCGCGGTTCGGGTTTGGAGCTCTACCGCCTGCCCAACGGTGTCCTCGTTCCGGCAAACGCGGAAGCGGTCATAGAGGGCTACGTTCAGGTTGACGAGCTGAGCGAGGAGGGTCCCTTCGGCGACCACTTCGGCTTCTACGATAAGCCGAGCGAGAGGAACGAGCTCTACCCCGTTTTCCACGCAGAGAGGGTTTACTACCGCGACAACCCGATTTACTACGGCTCGGTCGTTGGGAAACCGCCGTTGGAAGATGCCGTAATCGGAAAGGCCATCGAGAGGATTTTCCTCCCGTTGATGAGGGTCGTTTTGCCCGAGGTCGTCGATGTGAACTTCCCCGAATACGGCGTCTTTCAGGGCGTCGCGATAGTCTCGATAAAGAAGCGCTACCCTGGGCAGGGGAAGAAGGTTCTCAACGCGCTCTGGGGAATGGGGCAGATGGCGCTGACGAAGGTCATAGTGGTTGTCAGCGACGATATCAACCCCCACGACATAAACCAGGTGATATGGGCGATAGCTTCCTTCGTGAACCCCGAGCGGGACGTTTTAATAATCCCGCACGCCCACACAGACGCGCTCGACCCGGCCGTTCCGAGGCCTCCGCTCGGGAGCAAGCTCGGCATAGACGCTACCAGAAAGCTCCCTGAGGAGATGGACGGCAGGGTCGTTGAGGAGGTTAAAGAAGACCCCGAAGTCCTTGAAAGGCTTGAAGACCTATTCATGGAATACCTCGGTGGTAGCGATGGCCTTTGA
- a CDS encoding 4-hydroxybenzoate octaprenyltransferase: MAFDPGEVREANRFHALMRLVRIEHTLFSLPYAYVGAFLSGFPVTLRELILMSLALLGLRTSALAYNNIADLDIDSQNPRTWNRPLIKGTVKVSDAWWLVVVGSVIYFVSAVLLNRWTALLSPIPWLIAMSYSGAKRKHSFPHLHLGLTLALAVAGGTIAVADNAPFIEVLARIPWAFFFGVLFWVAGFDTIYTIMDYEFDVKHGVGSIPARFGIEKALKIALAFHLLAIALFGLAGFLYGLGRVYLTGWLVASALILYENAIVWKSLDNVPKAFNLNIPIGLILTLSAIADKLLGGV; the protein is encoded by the coding sequence ATGGCCTTTGACCCCGGAGAGGTTAGGGAAGCCAACAGGTTTCACGCGCTGATGAGGCTCGTCAGAATAGAGCACACCCTCTTCAGCCTGCCCTACGCTTACGTCGGCGCTTTCCTCAGCGGTTTCCCGGTAACCCTGAGGGAGCTAATCCTGATGAGCCTTGCCCTGCTCGGACTCAGGACTTCTGCTTTAGCCTACAACAACATAGCCGACCTCGACATAGACAGCCAGAACCCGAGGACGTGGAATAGACCGCTGATTAAGGGAACCGTGAAGGTGAGCGACGCCTGGTGGCTCGTCGTCGTTGGCTCGGTAATCTACTTCGTCTCGGCAGTCCTTCTCAACCGCTGGACAGCTCTGCTCAGTCCGATTCCCTGGTTAATAGCGATGAGCTACTCCGGGGCAAAGAGGAAGCACAGCTTCCCCCATCTCCACCTCGGATTAACGCTCGCCCTGGCCGTTGCGGGCGGAACGATAGCCGTCGCTGACAACGCTCCTTTCATAGAAGTCCTCGCGCGGATTCCCTGGGCGTTCTTCTTCGGCGTCCTCTTCTGGGTGGCTGGCTTCGACACGATATACACGATAATGGACTACGAGTTCGACGTTAAGCACGGCGTTGGAAGCATCCCCGCGAGGTTTGGCATAGAGAAGGCCCTCAAGATTGCCCTCGCCTTCCATCTTCTCGCTATAGCCCTCTTCGGCCTGGCTGGATTCCTCTACGGCCTCGGCCGGGTTTATTTAACCGGTTGGCTCGTCGCGAGCGCCCTAATCCTCTACGAGAACGCAATCGTCTGGAAGAGCCTTGACAACGTTCCAAAAGCGTTTAACCTCAACATTCCAATCGGTTTAATCCTCACGCTTTCGGCCATAGCGGACAAGCTTTTAGGAGGGGTTTGA
- a CDS encoding ABC transporter substrate-binding protein, producing MRKALALLLIGLIVMVSGCISSNSTKPTNTNELPTVKAATLLGGISTLDIMGAKGFDRKNGFKVEVLRLGKTPDIIAALEKGETDFAVIPAEMAAKLAQSGVRIKIIGVDMFQNQAIIGKEKMKPEEMRGKKIGAVVASGTFKLFQAYMKVLYNLTPEDYTVVNVPPGSVEDSLKSVDAVVIWEPIVSQLMAKNYTVIATFSELWNEARERGIVQGPPVMLVWVVREDFLEKHGDLVNAFIKAQIESAKFWKENPAETKEILGKLYHLDNKTLDILYNRTEVNDERLNDELIRGIKSEWKLAYLGGYLKENPKNLDIFYRG from the coding sequence ATGAGAAAAGCTTTGGCGTTGCTCCTAATCGGGCTGATTGTGATGGTTTCGGGTTGCATAAGCTCGAACTCGACGAAACCAACGAACACCAACGAGCTTCCCACCGTTAAAGCCGCGACCCTGCTTGGAGGAATCAGCACGCTCGACATAATGGGGGCCAAGGGTTTTGACAGAAAGAACGGCTTCAAGGTCGAGGTTCTCAGGCTCGGCAAGACCCCCGACATAATAGCGGCCCTCGAAAAGGGCGAGACAGACTTCGCGGTAATTCCCGCTGAGATGGCGGCGAAGCTGGCGCAGAGCGGTGTAAGGATTAAAATCATCGGCGTTGATATGTTCCAGAACCAGGCGATAATCGGAAAGGAGAAGATGAAGCCTGAAGAGATGAGGGGCAAGAAAATCGGCGCCGTCGTCGCCTCGGGAACCTTCAAGCTCTTTCAAGCTTACATGAAGGTCCTCTACAACCTCACTCCAGAGGATTACACAGTCGTGAACGTCCCGCCCGGCTCGGTTGAGGACTCGCTCAAAAGCGTTGACGCCGTCGTAATCTGGGAGCCGATTGTGAGCCAGCTTATGGCCAAGAACTACACGGTAATAGCGACGTTTTCAGAGCTCTGGAACGAGGCCAGGGAGCGTGGCATAGTTCAGGGACCGCCGGTAATGCTCGTCTGGGTCGTCAGGGAGGACTTCCTTGAAAAGCACGGGGATTTGGTCAATGCCTTCATAAAGGCCCAGATTGAGAGCGCCAAGTTCTGGAAGGAGAATCCGGCCGAGACGAAGGAAATCCTCGGAAAGCTCTACCACCTCGACAACAAAACGCTTGATATTCTCTACAACAGAACGGAGGTCAACGACGAGAGGCTCAACGATGAGCTGATAAGGGGCATCAAGAGCGAGTGGAAGTTAGCTTACCTCGGGGGCTACCTCAAGGAGAACCCCAAGAACCTCGACATCTTCTACAGGGGTTGA
- a CDS encoding ABC transporter permease: MRGWLYLFLFALASWLALSYLYPALIPIPAETLAFYREVGLSLIFSSLLLTLYHSFSGFLVASLLTGLAMLLALYSGAFRDFLNALNVFLQSVSVLVWTIVFIMLFGVTSSIATILVTAMASFPALLSAGVSSSEKVVEKYRPLIVLLKPSKLQLYRHFIVPGTLPEMVSAGRVALGIALRISVVAEAFGSAGGIGYQLVYSYDLGIKAGVFAWALLLIALMIALDQLLLRRLEEWVKGWYW, translated from the coding sequence ATGAGGGGCTGGCTCTACCTTTTCCTCTTTGCACTGGCCTCGTGGCTTGCACTCTCCTACCTGTACCCAGCCCTAATCCCCATCCCAGCGGAGACTTTAGCGTTCTACCGCGAGGTCGGACTTTCCCTAATCTTCTCCTCGCTTCTGCTGACGCTCTACCACAGCTTCTCCGGCTTTCTGGTCGCTTCCCTTCTGACGGGCCTCGCGATGCTTCTGGCGCTCTACTCAGGGGCCTTCAGGGACTTTCTGAACGCTTTAAACGTCTTCCTCCAGAGCGTCTCGGTTCTCGTCTGGACGATAGTCTTCATAATGCTCTTCGGCGTTACGAGTTCAATCGCGACGATACTGGTCACCGCGATGGCGTCCTTCCCGGCACTGCTTTCGGCTGGAGTGAGCTCAAGCGAAAAGGTGGTAGAAAAATACCGCCCGCTGATAGTTCTCCTCAAACCCTCAAAGCTTCAGCTCTACCGGCACTTCATCGTCCCGGGAACGCTCCCCGAGATGGTCTCGGCAGGCAGAGTTGCTTTGGGAATAGCGCTCAGGATAAGCGTCGTTGCCGAGGCCTTTGGCTCCGCTGGCGGAATCGGCTACCAGCTCGTCTACTCCTACGATTTGGGAATTAAAGCCGGTGTTTTTGCCTGGGCACTGCTCCTCATAGCGCTTATGATAGCCCTCGACCAGCTACTCCTGAGGAGGCTCGAGGAATGGGTGAAAGGCTGGTACTGGTGA
- a CDS encoding ATP-binding cassette domain-containing protein: MGERLVLVRNLRKSFSELILDGVSLEVRAGEVVGLIGPNGTGKSTLVKILAGVENPDSGEVFVKNPSVLYQEDYLLPWKRLRDNVCLPARFRGGECRLEYVERLGLENYLDLYPKEVSGGTRRKTSLLRALLMDFDVLILDEPFTGLDARSKEELLSIIRELANSGKGVLVVSHQLEELFKVADRVYLIGGRPAKIKKTLGREELGKGAL, from the coding sequence ATGGGTGAAAGGCTGGTACTGGTGAGGAACCTTAGAAAGTCCTTCAGCGAGCTCATACTCGACGGGGTTAGCCTTGAGGTTAGGGCCGGCGAGGTGGTTGGCCTTATCGGGCCGAACGGGACGGGAAAGAGCACCCTCGTGAAGATTTTGGCCGGAGTTGAGAACCCCGACTCGGGCGAGGTCTTTGTAAAGAATCCCTCCGTCCTCTATCAGGAGGACTACCTTCTGCCGTGGAAGAGGCTGAGGGACAACGTCTGCCTGCCCGCTCGCTTCAGGGGAGGGGAGTGCAGGCTCGAATACGTGGAGAGACTCGGCCTGGAGAACTACCTCGACCTCTATCCAAAGGAAGTGAGCGGGGGGACGAGGAGAAAAACTTCTCTCCTGCGTGCCCTGCTCATGGACTTCGACGTCCTGATTCTGGACGAGCCCTTTACCGGCCTCGACGCGCGCTCCAAAGAAGAACTTCTTTCCATAATTCGGGAATTAGCCAATTCTGGAAAAGGCGTTCTGGTCGTCTCGCACCAGCTCGAGGAGCTCTTCAAGGTCGCCGACAGGGTCTACCTCATAGGCGGAAGGCCCGCGAAGATAAAGAAAACGCTTGGGAGGGAGGAGCTTGGTAAAGGAGCTCTTTGA
- the ubiE gene encoding bifunctional demethylmenaquinone methyltransferase/2-methoxy-6-polyprenyl-1,4-benzoquinol methylase UbiE produces MVKELFDSIAERYDLTNRLISLGLDRLWRKKACEEVLKSLEVREGPLKILDVACGTGDMMLCMRKRLEKRNLSGEFYGLDCSEEMLRIARRKVPFARLSVGTAEEMPYSDGSFDIVSVAFGLRNFSDRERAIEELHRILKPGGRLVILEFSKSPSLLGRMTWLYTRTVVPIIGKLTTGNGKAYEHLVNSIDAFPSPEELRGEFEKRGFRAKSLRWLFPRIAFILVMERP; encoded by the coding sequence TTGGTAAAGGAGCTCTTTGACAGCATCGCGGAGCGCTACGATTTAACCAACAGGCTGATAAGCCTCGGTCTCGACAGGTTGTGGAGGAAAAAGGCCTGCGAGGAGGTTTTAAAGTCCCTTGAGGTCCGCGAAGGGCCGTTAAAAATCCTCGACGTGGCCTGCGGAACCGGGGACATGATGCTCTGCATGAGGAAGAGGCTTGAAAAGCGGAATTTGTCGGGCGAGTTCTACGGCCTCGACTGCAGTGAGGAGATGCTCAGGATAGCGAGGAGGAAGGTCCCCTTCGCGAGGCTGAGCGTCGGAACTGCCGAGGAGATGCCTTACTCGGACGGAAGCTTCGACATTGTCAGCGTCGCCTTCGGCCTCAGGAACTTCTCCGACAGGGAGCGGGCAATCGAGGAACTCCACCGCATTCTGAAGCCTGGCGGAAGGCTCGTAATCCTTGAGTTCTCAAAAAGCCCATCGCTCCTCGGAAGAATGACATGGCTATACACGAGAACGGTTGTTCCCATCATCGGGAAGCTGACCACCGGTAACGGAAAAGCCTACGAACACCTTGTCAACTCGATAGATGCCTTCCCCTCGCCGGAGGAACTTAGGGGAGAGTTCGAGAAGAGGGGTTTTAGGGCAAAAAGCCTTCGCTGGCTCTTCCCGAGGATAGCGTTCATTCTCGTTATGGAGAGGCCCTGA
- a CDS encoding class I SAM-dependent methyltransferase — protein MRYDLASYVYEPINGLLERPTGIRKARKRLISQAKGRVLELGVGTGLNLPLYRNVEEVIGVDISRKMLEKARRKRTEVPVKLIQADARSLPFPNKSFDTVVSTFFLCVVPEKERVIREIKRVLKPNGSLLAMECSPPENRAFRALLSGISVLTSRLTGTDFRTDLPALLRGEDFDVEEERLVNGAVRLIRASP, from the coding sequence TTGAGGTACGACCTGGCGAGCTACGTTTACGAGCCCATCAACGGCCTCCTCGAAAGGCCGACCGGAATAAGGAAAGCTCGAAAAAGACTGATTTCTCAGGCCAAAGGCAGGGTTCTCGAGCTTGGCGTGGGAACGGGCCTGAACCTTCCTCTCTACAGAAACGTGGAGGAAGTCATTGGAGTCGACATCAGCAGAAAAATGCTTGAAAAAGCGAGAAGGAAAAGGACCGAGGTCCCGGTTAAGCTGATTCAAGCGGACGCAAGAAGTCTCCCATTTCCGAATAAGAGCTTCGACACCGTCGTCTCGACGTTCTTCCTCTGCGTCGTTCCGGAGAAGGAAAGGGTTATTCGGGAGATAAAGCGCGTTTTAAAACCCAACGGTTCTCTCCTCGCTATGGAGTGTTCCCCTCCTGAAAACAGGGCTTTCAGGGCGTTGCTCTCCGGGATAAGTGTTTTAACCTCACGGCTCACGGGAACGGACTTCAGAACAGACCTTCCGGCACTCCTTCGGGGGGAGGACTTTGACGTTGAGGAGGAAAGGCTCGTCAACGGTGCCGTGAGGCTCATCAGGGCCTCTCCATAA
- a CDS encoding NAD-dependent epimerase/dehydratase family protein, producing MILVFGGTGFIGSFVSSRLSKVDEVVLAVRRPVKSFKTVRFSNPAEIPALIEGLNPDVVVNFIGVLRGDYWVAHVEIPRLIAEGARRTGSRLIHTSALGADENSRIPYFRTKALGEKTVREVRKHAIVRPSLVLGPGQRLFRDTLRFKVFSNLKTRVQPIDLRDLAGLYLKLVEGKNGEFNACGGKVISLGELVRKVMREAGRRVLLLPAPESIIRLLGRLDGSLLMALTENTCERNDALELLGVLRELDDSIKWTAEGLG from the coding sequence TTGATTCTCGTCTTCGGCGGGACGGGCTTCATCGGCTCTTTCGTTTCTTCCCGCCTTTCCAAGGTTGACGAAGTAGTTCTCGCCGTCAGAAGGCCAGTTAAGAGCTTTAAAACCGTCCGCTTTTCCAATCCTGCCGAGATACCTGCCTTAATCGAAGGGCTGAACCCCGATGTGGTGGTCAACTTCATAGGAGTCCTCAGGGGCGATTATTGGGTGGCTCACGTTGAGATTCCAAGGCTTATCGCTGAAGGCGCGAGAAGAACCGGCTCGCGGTTGATTCACACGAGCGCCCTTGGAGCGGACGAGAACTCAAGGATTCCTTACTTCAGGACCAAGGCCCTCGGCGAGAAGACAGTAAGGGAGGTTAGAAAGCACGCGATAGTGAGACCCTCGCTCGTCCTTGGTCCGGGGCAGAGGCTCTTTCGCGACACCCTACGATTTAAGGTCTTCTCCAACCTGAAAACAAGAGTTCAGCCGATTGATTTGAGGGATTTGGCCGGGCTTTACCTAAAGCTCGTGGAAGGCAAAAACGGCGAGTTCAACGCCTGCGGAGGAAAAGTCATTTCGCTCGGCGAGCTCGTGAGGAAAGTTATGAGAGAGGCCGGGAGGAGGGTGCTCCTTCTTCCGGCTCCGGAGTCAATCATAAGGCTCCTCGGAAGGCTTGACGGTTCTCTCCTCATGGCCTTAACCGAGAACACCTGCGAGAGAAACGACGCCCTTGAGCTTTTAGGAGTGCTTAGGGAACTCGATGACTCAATTAAGTGGACGGCGGAGGGGTTGGGTTGA
- a CDS encoding ferritin, giving the protein MLSERMLKALNEQLNKELFSAYFYLGIAAYFKERGLDGFASWMEAQAEEELGHAMKFYDYIFNRGGRVELERIEKPKQDFESPLKAFEAVYLHEVGVTQSIFKLVDLAEQEKDRATYQFLQWFVEEQVEEEASTKAIVDKLRIIGDNPHGLFMLDRELGARKAQLRTLLAQGG; this is encoded by the coding sequence ATGCTGAGCGAAAGGATGCTCAAAGCTTTGAACGAACAGCTCAACAAGGAGCTCTTCTCTGCCTACTTCTACCTCGGAATCGCGGCCTACTTCAAGGAGAGGGGCCTCGACGGTTTTGCCAGCTGGATGGAGGCGCAGGCCGAGGAAGAACTCGGGCACGCGATGAAGTTCTACGACTACATCTTCAACAGAGGCGGAAGAGTTGAGCTTGAGAGGATTGAGAAGCCCAAGCAGGACTTCGAGAGCCCGCTCAAGGCCTTCGAGGCGGTCTACCTCCACGAGGTCGGCGTTACGCAGTCCATCTTCAAGCTCGTTGATTTGGCCGAGCAGGAGAAGGACAGAGCGACCTATCAGTTCCTCCAGTGGTTCGTCGAGGAGCAGGTCGAGGAGGAAGCGAGCACAAAGGCGATAGTGGACAAGCTTAGGATAATCGGCGACAATCCGCACGGCCTCTTCATGCTCGACAGGGAGCTGGGCGCGAGGAAGGCCCAGCTGAGAACGCTCTTAGCCCAGGGTGGGTGA